In a genomic window of Shouchella clausii:
- a CDS encoding TRAP transporter large permease, with translation MIGLFLVLLFIVLLFLGVPIAFTLGIVAFIGIWLLDAMPLQIVVQTMFAGVESFILLAVPLFILAANIMNQGQISERLIQLAVSMVGHIRGGLAQANMVVSMFFGGISGSAQADTAGVGKILIPSMMKEGYSKSTAVGTTAASSTMGLLIPPSIPMVVYGSVTSVSVGQMFIGGIIPGLLMGVAMMALVAFVSHRQNYPRHERVKLAEIGRQFLKCVPPLLTPLIILGGIIGGFVTPTEAAIIACLYALILAMFVYKTIKWKDMPEILFDTIRLSSLTLFALATASALGRLFSYYRVPDTIAGFFDSTFSSAGLFLFAVILLFLFVGMFLDAIPAMILFVPIVLPASQTLGIDPIHFGIVIVMCLAVGMITPPYGLCMLLASSIAKLSVSRSIIALLPYVAVILVAILIVAFVPAVALWLPSFLN, from the coding sequence ATGATCGGCCTCTTTTTAGTGCTGTTGTTTATTGTGCTCTTGTTTTTAGGGGTACCCATTGCGTTTACGCTTGGGATTGTCGCTTTTATAGGCATCTGGCTTCTCGATGCCATGCCGTTGCAAATTGTTGTGCAGACGATGTTTGCTGGTGTGGAATCCTTTATTCTACTAGCAGTGCCTCTCTTTATTTTAGCGGCAAACATTATGAACCAAGGACAAATTTCAGAGCGTTTAATCCAATTGGCGGTTTCAATGGTCGGCCACATCCGCGGTGGCCTCGCTCAAGCCAATATGGTGGTGTCGATGTTTTTTGGCGGCATCTCTGGTTCTGCACAGGCAGACACAGCTGGCGTCGGAAAAATTTTGATTCCAAGCATGATGAAGGAAGGCTATAGCAAGTCAACCGCCGTCGGTACGACAGCTGCATCTTCCACAATGGGCTTGCTTATTCCGCCAAGCATCCCAATGGTCGTGTATGGCAGTGTGACAAGTGTTTCTGTCGGGCAAATGTTTATCGGCGGCATTATTCCTGGCCTTTTAATGGGCGTGGCGATGATGGCTCTTGTCGCCTTCGTTTCTCATAGGCAAAACTATCCTCGCCATGAGCGTGTTAAACTTGCTGAAATTGGCCGGCAATTTTTAAAGTGCGTGCCGCCTTTATTGACGCCTTTGATTATTTTAGGGGGAATTATCGGTGGGTTTGTTACCCCGACAGAAGCGGCCATTATTGCCTGCTTGTATGCGCTTATTTTAGCGATGTTCGTCTACAAAACCATTAAATGGAAAGATATGCCGGAAATTTTATTTGATACGATCCGTCTAAGTTCTCTTACGCTTTTTGCGTTGGCGACAGCAAGTGCTCTTGGGCGGTTATTTAGCTACTACCGTGTACCTGACACGATTGCCGGATTTTTTGATTCGACTTTTTCAAGTGCCGGCCTGTTCTTGTTTGCGGTCATTTTATTGTTTCTATTTGTCGGGATGTTTTTAGATGCCATTCCAGCAATGATTTTGTTTGTGCCAATCGTCCTTCCAGCGTCACAAACACTTGGCATCGATCCGATTCATTTTGGGATTGTCATCGTGATGTGCTTGGCTGTCGGCATGATTACGCCGCCTTATGGTCTATGTATGTTGTTGGCAAGTTCAATAGCGAAATTGTCTGTTAGCCGTTCGATAATTGCTTTATTGCCTTATGTAGCGGTCATCCTTGTGGCGATTTTAATTGTTGCGTTTGTGCCGGCTGTGGCGTTATGGCTGCCAAGTTTTTTAAATTAA
- the hxlB gene encoding 6-phospho-3-hexuloisomerase: protein MDSFKETAQACVEEISTVISHTKEEELEAIAQGFKQARRIFFSGDGRSGLMGKAIAMRLMHGGYEVYVVGETITPSIGEGDVLLLVSGSATGVAARQFIKKAKQAGAKVMLVTANRETEFGDLCETCLFVPAATKQRKPDEPKTIQPLGNQFDQSIHLLLDAIVVKLTKEKQAEMKARHANLE, encoded by the coding sequence ATGGACTCATTTAAAGAGACGGCCCAAGCATGCGTAGAGGAAATAAGTACGGTTATTTCCCACACAAAGGAAGAAGAGCTGGAGGCGATTGCCCAAGGGTTTAAACAAGCACGGCGCATCTTTTTTAGCGGCGACGGCCGTTCTGGCCTAATGGGCAAAGCGATTGCTATGCGTTTAATGCATGGAGGCTACGAGGTGTACGTCGTCGGCGAAACGATTACACCAAGCATTGGTGAAGGCGATGTCCTGCTCCTTGTTTCTGGCTCGGCCACAGGAGTCGCAGCTAGGCAGTTTATTAAAAAAGCAAAGCAAGCTGGCGCCAAGGTGATGCTTGTGACCGCAAACCGGGAAACAGAATTCGGTGATCTTTGCGAAACATGTTTGTTTGTACCGGCAGCCACAAAACAGCGAAAGCCCGACGAACCAAAAACGATTCAGCCTTTAGGTAACCAATTTGACCAAAGCATCCATCTTTTATTAGATGCCATTGTTGTTAAGCTAACAAAAGAAAAACAGGCAGAAATGAAAGCGCGTCACGCCAATTTGGAATAG